A window of Clavibacter phaseoli contains these coding sequences:
- a CDS encoding MFS transporter, with the protein MTHPSPPPAASRVWRRNLLVCALGSFTTIIGMTLILPILPLYVRDLGVDDPREATLWSGIAYAATFLTAALTAPLWGYLGDRFGRKPMLIRASLGMAIAMSLIGLAQDVTQLVLLRLLVGLLGGYASGSTILVAAQTPKERSAWAIGVLSSAIMAGTIAGPLVGGTLAQSIGVQGAFLATGGLIFIAFIGTSVFLREVPRDGTARAGSRRAGSWAAVPHKLAILALLSLSTLLTFATISVEPIIASHVQSLTGSTDGLAISSAVVFSLTALGTILSGPNLGRMADRIGHMQVLVVSLVAATLLLAVQALATDLVTFAILRFLTGVALGGITPSVVATIRRLLPDTSVGLVLGYNVSAQYVGQVAGPILAGAIGSTAGTSAVFLTTAGVTAAGFVTAAVIRRRSRAQLAA; encoded by the coding sequence CGGCTCGTTCACGACGATCATCGGCATGACATTGATCCTGCCGATCCTCCCCCTCTACGTCCGGGACCTCGGCGTCGACGACCCGCGTGAGGCCACCCTCTGGTCCGGCATCGCCTACGCGGCGACGTTCCTGACCGCGGCGCTGACGGCCCCGCTGTGGGGCTACCTCGGTGACCGGTTCGGGCGGAAGCCCATGCTGATCCGCGCGAGCCTCGGCATGGCCATCGCCATGTCGCTGATCGGACTGGCCCAGGACGTGACCCAGCTCGTGCTGCTGCGCCTGCTCGTCGGGCTCCTCGGCGGCTACGCGTCGGGATCGACGATCCTCGTGGCCGCCCAGACCCCGAAGGAGCGCTCGGCCTGGGCCATCGGCGTCCTCTCGTCCGCGATCATGGCCGGCACGATCGCCGGCCCGCTGGTCGGGGGGACCCTCGCGCAGTCCATCGGCGTGCAGGGCGCGTTCCTGGCGACGGGCGGACTGATCTTCATCGCCTTCATCGGCACCAGCGTGTTCCTCCGGGAGGTCCCCCGGGACGGCACCGCACGCGCCGGCTCGCGGCGAGCGGGGTCCTGGGCCGCCGTGCCGCACAAGCTGGCGATCCTCGCCCTGCTGAGCCTGTCGACGCTGCTCACCTTCGCGACGATCTCCGTGGAGCCGATCATCGCATCCCACGTCCAGAGCCTCACCGGCTCCACCGACGGCCTGGCGATCTCGTCCGCGGTGGTCTTCTCGCTCACGGCGCTCGGCACGATCCTCTCCGGCCCGAACCTCGGACGCATGGCCGACCGGATCGGGCACATGCAGGTCCTCGTGGTGAGCCTCGTCGCCGCGACGCTCCTCCTCGCGGTGCAGGCGCTCGCGACGGATCTCGTCACGTTCGCGATCCTGCGGTTCCTCACCGGCGTCGCCCTGGGCGGGATCACACCGAGCGTCGTCGCGACCATCCGGCGGCTCCTCCCCGACACGAGCGTCGGGCTGGTGCTGGGGTACAACGTGTCCGCGCAGTACGTCGGCCAGGTCGCCGGCCCGATCCTCGCGGGCGCGATCGGCAGCACCGCAGGCACCAGCGCCGTCTTCCTCACCACCGCGGGGGTGACCGCCGCAGGTTTCGTCACGGCGGCGGTCATCCGGCGGCGCTCCCGCGCGCAGCTCGCCGCGTAG